A region of the Candidatus Uhrbacteria bacterium genome:
GAAGAAGTTGGGATCGAGGTTGGGGCAATGCGGAAGTTTGCGGTGATTGAATGTGATTATCGGAATGTGGAGAAGCCGGGTGTTATTGAAATCCATATGTTCGAGTCTTTTGATTTCAAGGGCGAGGCTGTCGAGACAGAGGAAATTGAGCCAAAGTGGTTCAAGGTTTCCGAGTATCCTTTTGATAAGTCGTGGCCGGATGATCGGTATTGGTTTCCGTTTTATATCGAAGGCAAAACATTCCGGGGAAGTTTCTTATTCGATGGGTACGATAAAATCACCTCGTACGAGATTATCGAGGAGCTGATCGATTAGTTTATTTTGCGAGCGCGTAATCCGAGGAACAGCGGGATTTCTTTACGTGCGACATTTTCTGCTTTTGCTTTTGGACCGGAGTCGCTGGTTTTGTTGGAGACCCATTCTTCGAGCGCATCGACGACAAAGCCGTGTTTGGCGAGTTCGGTGACGTACATCGAGAGCGGACGGTGATAAGAGTAGGTTTTGACGTCCGGAGCGGAACCCGGGTGCGCGATGATCGGCATTTCGTAGTCGCTCATGTATTTATCGACACGGCGATATTGGAGTTTACGCTCTTCATCCCAGCCCCAGCCGCTTTGTCGCGGTTGGCGGAATGCCGGGTGATTCATTGTAAGGATGAGTACGCCGTTGGGTTTAAGAACGCGGCTCGCATCAGAAAAGACAGGACCGAGCGGATCGATATTTTGAATGGCGAGATTACAGACAATGCCATCAAGCGATGATGGCTGGAATTGATGAGCAAAGTTTGTGGCGTCGTCGACAGCAAAGCGGATATTTTTAGGCGCGTTCTTTTTGGCCTGGAGAATCAAGGTCGGGGAGGCGTCGAGTCCATCGACCATCGCGGCTTTGGGTGCAAGGAGTTTGCTGAAGGCGCCTTGTCCGCAAGCGAGGTCCAAGTAGCGGCCGTCTTTTTTTGGGGTGAGCAAACGCATGGCACCCGGGAAGATTAGGTCGCGTTGGAAGTCGCCGCCTTCTTTGCCCATGTAGCCGGAATACCAGCCGGCGACGGACTCCCAGCTTGATTTGGGGTTTTGGATTGGTTTGCGGACGCGTCCGCGGATAGATCGCATATGGACGGTATGCTACACTGTCACCATATTCCTACCAATATGGGATTCATTCTTCGCGTACTTCTTGGGCTGGTGATTGTGGCGGTTGGAGCATTCTTTGTGATCAGAACGCGCTCTATCGTTGACTTCTTTGGCGGAGTTGATTTTGCCGAGCGTTATCTGGGCGGCGGCGGTACCAATTTGTTTTATAAGCTGCTCGGTATTGTTTTCTGTCTTTTGGGTTTCTTGGTAGCCACCAATCTTTGGAATGCGTTCTTGCAGGCTACTCTTGGCTCGTTGTTCCCGTCCGCTTCTCCATAAAAACATGCATCATAGCGGTAATGAGCTGATTAATCCGTTCAAAGCCTTAGAACGCGCCGGTTTGCGCAAAGGCTCGCATATTGCTGATCTTGGTTGCGGAGCTCTTGGTCATTTTGTGTTTCCGGCAGCGCAGATGACAGGCGGTGAAGGGCGCGTGTATGCGGTTGATATCGATAAAGCAGCTTTGAAAGCGGTAGAGCGTGCAGCAAGACATGATCAGTATTGGAATGTGATTCCAGTTTGGTCGGATATTGACGTGGTTCATGCGGCGCGTATTCAAAGCGGTACCATCGACTTGACGATACTGGCTAATAACCTCTACCTTTCCGCCAACCGATCAGGCATGGTTGAGGAGGCTTTGCGCCTTACCAAGCCCGGCGGACGCATCTTGGTGATCGAGTGGAAGCCCATTCGGACAACGATTGGCCCACCGGTTGAAAATCGTATGTCGGCAGAGGAAGCCAAACGCTACTTTGCGGTAGACGAGCTCGACTTGATCGATGAATATGATGCGGGAGATTCCCATTTTGCGCTTGTTTATGCCAAGCATGAGCCGATGCGTGAAACGGAAGTCGTCTCGACACATATTCCCGAAGAGATGGAAGCAGCTGAAGAATAATTTCATTACTTGTTTATGGATCT
Encoded here:
- a CDS encoding 8-oxo-dGTP diphosphatase, with protein sequence MNETSKTLTLVYLRRGDEILLGYKKRGFGMGQWNGLGGKVEEGEDIGLGARREVKEEVGIEVGAMRKFAVIECDYRNVEKPGVIEIHMFESFDFKGEAVETEEIEPKWFKVSEYPFDKSWPDDRYWFPFYIEGKTFRGSFLFDGYDKITSYEIIEELID
- a CDS encoding class I SAM-dependent methyltransferase, with translation MRSIRGRVRKPIQNPKSSWESVAGWYSGYMGKEGGDFQRDLIFPGAMRLLTPKKDGRYLDLACGQGAFSKLLAPKAAMVDGLDASPTLILQAKKNAPKNIRFAVDDATNFAHQFQPSSLDGIVCNLAIQNIDPLGPVFSDASRVLKPNGVLILTMNHPAFRQPRQSGWGWDEERKLQYRRVDKYMSDYEMPIIAHPGSAPDVKTYSYHRPLSMYVTELAKHGFVVDALEEWVSNKTSDSGPKAKAENVARKEIPLFLGLRARKIN
- a CDS encoding methyltransferase domain-containing protein — encoded protein: MHHSGNELINPFKALERAGLRKGSHIADLGCGALGHFVFPAAQMTGGEGRVYAVDIDKAALKAVERAARHDQYWNVIPVWSDIDVVHAARIQSGTIDLTILANNLYLSANRSGMVEEALRLTKPGGRILVIEWKPIRTTIGPPVENRMSAEEAKRYFAVDELDLIDEYDAGDSHFALVYAKHEPMRETEVVSTHIPEEMEAAEE